From Anopheles arabiensis isolate DONGOLA chromosome 3, AaraD3, whole genome shotgun sequence, a single genomic window includes:
- the LOC120900587 gene encoding myosin heavy chain, muscle isoform X6 — MPKPPVQVGEDPDPTEFLFVSLEQKRIDQSKPYDSKKACWVPEEKEGYVLGEIKATKGELVTVALPGGETKDFKKDLVSQVNPPKYEKCEDMSNLTYLNDASVLHNLRQRYYAKLIYTYSGLFCVVINPYKRYPLYTNRCAKMYRGKRRNEVPPHLFAVSDGAYVNMLTNHENQSMLITGESGAGKTENTKKVIAYFATIGASGKKDENAEKKGSLEDQVVQTNPVLEAFGNAKTVRNDNSSRFGKFIRIHFTGSGKLAGADIETYLLEKARVISQQTLERSYHIFYQIMSGSVKGLKDMCFLSNDIYDYNSVSQGKITIPNVDDGEECLLTDEAFNVLGFTQEEKDNIYRITSAVMHMGRMQFKQKGREEQAEADGTEDGDRVAKLLGVGTDDLYKNLLKPRIKVGNEFVTKGQNKDQVTNSVGALCKGIFDRLFKWLVKKCNETLDTKQKRAQFIGVLDIAGFEIFDFNGFEQLCINFTNEKLQQFFNHHMFVLEQEEYKKEGINWAFIDFGMDLLACVELIEKPMGILSILEEESMFPKATDQTFAEKLMTNHLGKSAPFMKPRPPKPGIPAGHFAIGHYAGVVSYNITGWLEKNKDPLNDTVVDQFKKGSNALMVEIFADHPGQSADPAAAKGGRGKKGAGFATVSSSYKEQLNNLMTTLKSTQPHFVRCIIPNEMKTAGVVDAHLVMHQLTCNGVLEGIRICRKGFPNRMMYPDFKLRYKILCPQLIKEPCSPEKVTQIVLTHIQLPEEQFRMGKTKVFFRAGVLGQMEEFRDERLSKIMSWMQAWCRGYLSRKEFKKMQEQRVSLEIVQRNLRKYLKLRTWAWWKLWQKVKPLLNVSRVEDQIAKLEEKATKAQEAYEKEEKLRKELEALNSKLLAEKTALLDSLSGEKGALQEYQEKAAKLTAQKNDLENQLRDTQERLAQEEDARNQLFQTKKKLEQEIGSQKKDAEDLELQIQKIEQDKASKDHQIRNLNDEIAHQDELINKLNKEKKMQGEVNQKTAEELQAAEDKVNHLNKVKAKLEQTLDELEDSLEREKKLRGDVEKAKRKVEGDLKLTQEAVADLERNKKELEQTVLRKDKEISALSAKLEDEQSLVGKLQKQIKELQARIEELEEEVEAERQARAKAEKQRADLARELEELGERLEEAGGATSAQIELNKKREAELAKLRRDLEEANIQHEGTLANLRKKHNDAVAEMAEQVDQLNKLKTKAEHDRANMYNELNNTRTACDQLSREKAAQEKIAKQLQHTLNEVQSKLDETNRTLNDFDASKKKLSIENSDLLRQLEDAESQVSQLSKIKISLTQQLEDTKRLADEEARERATLLGKFRNLEHDLDNLREQVEEEAEGKGDIQRQLSKANAEAQLWRSKYESEGVARAEELEEAKRKLQARLAEAEETIESLNQKCIALEKTKQRLATEVEDLQLEVDRASSIANAAEKKQKAFDKIIGEWKLKVDDLAAELDASQKECRNYSTELFRLKGAYEEGQEQLEAVRRENKNLADEVKDLLDQIGEGGRNIHEIEKSRKRLEAEKDELQAALEEAEAALEQEENKVLRAQLELSQVRQEIDRRIQEKEEEFENTRKNHQRALDSMQASLEAEAKGKAEALRMKKKLEADINELEIALDHANKANAEAQKNIKRYQQQLKDVQSALEEEQRARDDAREQLGISERRANALQNELEESRTLLEQADRGRRQAEQELSDAHEQLNEVSAQNASIAAAKRKLESELQTLHSDLDELLNEAKNSEEKAKKAMVDAARLADELRAEQDHAQTQEKLRKALEQQIKELQVRLDEAESNALKGGKKAIQKLEQRVRELESELDSEQRRHADAQKNLRKSERRIKELTFQSEEDRKNHERMQDLVDKLQQKIKTYKRQIEEAEEIAALNLAKFRKAQQELEEAEERADIAEQAATKFRTKGGRAGSVQRGASPAPQRQPSAMPALAGLNLPTFDDHGF, encoded by the exons ATGCCGAAGCCACCAGTTCAGGTCGGAGAGGATCCCGATCCAACTGAGTTCCTTTTCGTCTCGCTCGAGCAGAAGCGTATCGATCAGAGCAAGCCGTACGATTCCAAGAAGGCTTGCTGGGTTCCGGAAGAGAAGGAGGGCTATGTGTTGGGTGAAATCAAGGCCACCAAGGGTGAGCTGGTCACCGTTGCCCTGCCCGGTGGTGAG ACCAAGGACTTCAAGAAGGACTTGGTGTCCCAGGTCAACCCACCGAAATACGAGAAATGCGAGGATATGTCCAACTTGACATATCTTAACGATGCCTCTGTACTCCATAACTTGAGACAGAGATACTACGCTAAGCTTATCTAC ACCTACTCGGGCTTGTTCTGCGTTGTCATCAACCCGTACAAGCGTTACCCGCTGTATACCAACCGTTGCGCCAAGATGTACCGTGGCAAGCGCCGTAATGAAGTGCCGCCGCATCTGTTCGCCGTCTCTGACGGTGCCTACGTCAACATGTTGACGAACCACGAGAACCAGTCTATGCTGATTACCGGTGAATCTGGTGCCGGAAAGACTGAGAACACCAAGAAGGTCATTGCGTACTTCGCCACCATTGGCGCTTCGGGCAAGAAGGACGAAAACGCCGAGAAGAAGGGCTCGCTGGAAGATCAGGTCGTCCAGACTAACCCCGTACTTGAGGCCTTCGGTAACGCCAAGACCGTCCGTAACGATAACTCGTCTCGTTTC GGTAAGTTCATCCGTATCCACTTCACTGGAAGCGGTAAGCTGGCTGGTGCCGATATTGAGACATACCTGCTGGAGAAGGCCCGTGTCATCTCGCAGCAGACTCTGGAGCGCTCGTACCACATCTTCTACCAGATTATGTCTGGATCCGTCAAGGGATTGAAAG ATATGTGCTTCTTGTCGAACGACATCTACGATTACAACAGCGTTTCTCAGGGTAAAATCACCATTCCCAACGTCGATGACGGCGAGGAATGTCTGTTGACCGAT GAAGCCTTCAACGTTCTGGGTTTCACTCAGGAGGAGAAGGACAACATCTACCGTATCACCTCCGCTGTCATGCACATGGGTCGTATGCAGTTCAAGCAGAAGGGTCGCGAAGAGCAGGCTGAGGCTGACGGTACCGAGGATGGTGACCGTGTTGCTAAGCTGCTCGGTGTCGGCACTGACGATCTGTACAAGAATCTGCTGAAGCCACGTATTAAGGTCGGTAACGAGTTCGTCACCAAGGGTCAGAACAAGGACCAGGTCACCAACTCGGTCGGTGCCCTTTGCAAGGGTATCTTCGATCGTCTCTTCAAGTGGCTGGTCAAGAAGTGTAACGAGACTCTGGACACCAAGCAGAAGCGCGCTCAGTTCATTGGTGTGCTGGATATTGCAGGTTTCGAAATCTTCGAC TTCAACGGTTTCGAGCAGCTCTGTATTAACTTCACCAATGAGAAGCTGCAGCAGTTCTTCAACCACCACATGTTTGTACTGGAGCAGGAAGAATACAAGAAAGAGGGTATCAACTGGGCCTTCATCGATTTCGGTATGGACTTGCTGGCCTGTGTCGAGCTGATCGAAAAG CCCATGGGTATCCTGTCGATTCTTGAGGAAGAGTCTATGTTCCCGAAGGCCACTGATCAGACCTTCGCTGAGAAGCTGATGACGAACCATCTCGGCAAGTCGGCTCCGTTCATGAAGCCGCGCCCACCGAAGCCAGGCATCCCGGCCGGTCACTTCGCCATTGGTCACTACGCTGGTGTTGTGTCGTACAACATCACTGGATGGCTTGAGAAGAACAAGGATCCGCTGAACGACACTGTCGTCGACCAGTTCAAGAAGGGTAGCAACGCCCTGATGGTTGAGATCTTCGCTGATCACCCAGGCCAGTCGGCTGATCCGGCCGCCGCCAAGGGAGGTCGTGGCAAGAAGGGTGCTGGTTTCGCCACTGTCTCGTCCTCGTACAAGGAACAGCTGAACAACCTGATGACGACGCTGAAGTCTACTCAGCCTCACTTCGTCCGTTGTATCATTCCCAACGAAATGAAGACGGCCGGTGTCGTTGATGCTCACTTGGTCATGCACCAGCTGACTTGTAACGGTGTACTTGAAGGTATCCGTATTTGCCGTAAGGGCTTCCCTAACCGCATGATGTACCCTGACTTCAAGCTACG ATACAAAATTCTGTGCCCACAACTCATCAAAGAGCCTTGCTCGCCAGAGAAAGTGACTCAGATCGTACTCACCCACATACAACTGCCGGAAGAGCAGTTCCGCATGGGCAAGACCAAG GTGTTCTTCCGTGCCGGTGTCCTGGGTCAGATGGAGGAGTTCCGTGATGAGCGTCTCAGCAAGATCATGTCCTGGATGCAGGCTTGGTGCCGCGGTTACCTGTCGCGTAAGGAGTTCAAGAAGATGCAGGAGCAGCGCGTCTCCCTGGAGATCGTCCAGCGCAATCTGCGCAAGTACCTGAAGCTGCGTACCTGGGCCTGGTGGAAGCTGTGGCAGAAGGTCAAGCCTCTGCTTAACGTCTCCCGTGTTGAGGACCAGATTGCT AAACTAGAAGAGAAGGCCACCAAGGCTCAGGAGGCCTATGAGAAGGAAGAGAAGCTGCGCAAGGAGCTGGAGGCCCTCAACAGCAAGCTGCTGGCTGAGAAGACCGCTCTCTTGGACTCGCTGTCCGGTGAGAAGGGTGCTCTCCAGGAATACCAGGAGAAGGCCGCCAAGCTGACCGCCCAGAAGAACGACCTGGAGAACCAGCTGCGC GACACCCAGGAGCGCCTGGCCCAGGAAGAGGATGCCCGCAACCAGCTCTTCCAGACCAAGAAGAAGTTGGAGCAGGAAATCGGCAGCCAGAAGAAGGATGCTGAGGACCTGGAACTGCAGATCCAGAAGATTGAGCAGGACAAGGCCTCGAAGGATCACCAGATCCGCAACTTGAATGATGAGATCGCCCACCAGGATGAGCTCATCAACAAGCTGAACAAGGAGAAGAAGATGCAGGGTGAGGTCAACCAGAAGACCGCCGAAGAGCTGCAGGCCGCCGAAGACAAGGTGAACCACCTGAACAAGGTAAAGGCCAAGCTGGAGCAGACTCTGGATGAGCTGGAGGACTCGCTTGAGCGCGAGAAGAAGCTGCGCGGTGACGTCGAGAAGGCTAAGCGCAAGGTTGAGGGTGACCTCAAGCTGACCCAGGAGGCTGTTGCCGATCTGGAGCGCAACAAGAAGGAGCTGGAGCAGACCGTCCTGCGCAAGGATAAGGAGATCTCCGCCCTGTCTGCCAAGCTGGAAGACGAGCAGTCGCTGGTTGGCAAGCTGCAGAAGCAGATCAAGGAACTGCAGGCTCGCATTGAGGAGCTCGAGGAGGAAGTCGAGGCCGAGCGTCAGGCCCGCGCCAAGGCTGAGAAGCAGCGTGCTGATCTGGCCCGCGAGCTCGAGGAGCTGGGCGAGCGTCTGGAGGAGGCTGGCGGTGCCACCTCGGCCCAGATTGAGCTGAACAAGAAGCGTGAGGCTGAGCTGGCTAAGCTGCGCCGCGATCTGGAGGAAGCCAACATCCAGCATGAGGGCACTCTGGCTAACCTGCGCAAGAAGCACAACGATGCCGTCGCTGAGATGGCCGAGCAGGTCGATCAGCTGAACAAACTGAAGACCAA GGCTGAACATGACCGCGCTAACATGTACAATGAGCTGAACAACACTCGTACTGCCTGCGATCAGCTGTCCCGCGAAAAG GCCGCCCAGGAGAAGATCGccaagcagctgcagcacacTCTGAACGAAGTACAAAGCAAGTTGGACGAAACCAACCGCACTCTGAACGATTTCGATGCCTCCAAGAAGAAGCTGTCGATCGAGAACTCCGATCTGCTGCGCCAGCTGGAGGACGCCGAGTCGCAGGTGTCGCAGCTGAGCAAGATCAAGATCTCGCTCACTCAGCAGCTCGAGGATACCAAGCGTCTTGCCGACGAGGAGGCTCGCGAGCGCGCCACCCTGCTGGGCAAGTTCCGCAACCTGGAGCACGACCTGGACAACCTGCGCGAGCAGGTTGAGGAGGAGGCTGAGGGCAAGGGAGACATCCAGCGCCAGCTCAGCAAGGCCAACGCTGAGGCTCAGCTGTGGCGCAGCAAGTACGAGTCGGAGGGCGTTGCCCGTGCCGAGGAGCTCGAGGAGGCCAAGCGTAAGCTGCAGGCCCGCCTTGCCGAGGCTGAGGAGACCATCGAGTCGCTGAACCAGAAGTGCATTGCACTGGAGAAGACCAAGCAGCGCCTGGCCACCGAGGTCGAGGATCTGCAGCTCGAGGTTGACCGTGCCTCGTCGATTGCCAACGCTGCtgagaagaagcagaaggcgTTCGACAAGATCATTGGAGAATGGAAGCTGAAGGTCGACGATCTGGCCGCCGAGCTGGATGCCTCGCAGAAGGAGTGCCGCAACTACTCGACCGAGCTGTTCCGTCTGAAGGGTGCCTACGAGGAGGGCCAGGAGCAGCTTGAAGCCGTCCGCCGTGAGAACAAGAACTTGGCCGATGAGGTCAAGGATCTGCTGGACCAGATCGGTGAGGGTGGCCGCAACATCCACGAGATCGAGAAGTCGCGCAAGCGCCTGGAGGCCGAGAAGGACGAGCTGCAGGCCGCCCTCGAGGAGGCTGAAGCCGCCCTGGAGCAGGAGGAGAACAAGGTTCTGCGTGCTCAGCTTGAACTGTCTCAGGTCCGTCAAGAAATTGACCGCCGCATCCAGGAGAAGGAAGAAGAGTTCGAGAACACTCGCAAGAACCACCAGCGCGCCCTGGACTCGATGCAGGCTTCCCTGGAGGCCGAAGCCAAGGGCAAGGCCGAGGCTCTGCGTATGAAGAAGAAGCTGGAAGCCGACATCAACGAGCTGGAGATTGCTCTGGATCACGCCAACAAG GCTAACGCTGAGGCCCAGAAGAACATCAAGcgctaccagcagcagctgaaggaCGTCCAGAGCGCCCTGGAGGAGGAACAGCGCGCCCGCGACGATGCCCGCGAGCAGCTGGGTATCTCGGAGCGCCGTGCCAACGCTCTCCAGAACGAACTGGAGGAGTCGCGCACCCTGTTGGAGCAGGCCGACCGTGGCCGTCGCCAGGCCGAGCAGGAGCTCAGCGATGCTCACGAGCAGCTGAACGAAGTGTCCGCCCAGAACGCTTCGATCGCCGCCGCCAAGAGGAAGCTCGAGTCTGAGCTGCAGACCCTGCACTCCGACCTGGATGAGCTGCTGAACGAGGCCAAGAACTCCGAGGAGAAGGCCAAGAAGGCTATGGTTGATGCCGCTCGTCTGGCTGATGAGCTGCGCGCCGAGCAGGACCATGCCCAGACCCAGGAGAAGCTGCGCAAGGCGCTTGAGCAGCAGATCAAGGAGCTGCAGGTCCGCCTGGATGAGGCCGAATCGAATGCCCTGAAGGGAGGCAAGAAGGCTATCCAGAAGCTGGAGCAGCGCGTCCGCGAGCTCGAGTCGGAGCTGGACAGCGAACAGAGACGACATGCCGATGCCCAGAAGAACCTGCGCAAGTCGGAGCGTCGCATCAAGGAGCTGACCTTCCAGTCGGAGGAAGACCGCAAGAACCACGAGCGCATGCAGGATCTGGTTGACAAGCTGCAGCAGAAGATCAAGACTTACAAGAGGCAGATTGAGGAAGCCGAGGAGATCGCCGCCCTCAACTTGGCCAAGTTCCGTAAGGCCCAGCAGGAGCTGGAGGAAGCCGAGGAGCGTGCCGACATTGCCGAACAAGCTGCCACCAAATTCCGCACCAAGGGAGGACGTGCCGGTTCCGTACAGCGTGGTGCTAGCCCAGCA CCCCAGAGACAGCCGTCTGCCATGCCTGCTCTTGCAGGACTGAACCTTCCCACATTCGACGATCACGGTTTCTAA